Proteins encoded in a region of the Acidimicrobiia bacterium genome:
- a CDS encoding helix-turn-helix domain-containing protein, with protein MRADARRNRQRVFDAARALFATPDGDPSMEQIARAAGVGVGTMYRNWPSRSALVEAIYQDDLAELRTLAERHHAEQEPWDALVSWLHDYVSHAHAKRQMLAELSAAFDARPELRTDSRRRVLDAATIVLDPARGAGAVRADVTETDLLQLVRGIVLPGVAPPERYAFLLEIVLAGIRTSRS; from the coding sequence ATGCGGGCCGACGCCCGTCGCAACCGGCAGCGGGTGTTCGACGCGGCCCGGGCGCTGTTCGCGACACCCGACGGCGATCCGTCGATGGAGCAGATCGCGCGCGCGGCCGGCGTCGGAGTCGGGACGATGTACCGGAACTGGCCGAGCCGCTCCGCGCTCGTCGAGGCGATCTACCAAGACGACCTCGCCGAGCTTCGCACCTTGGCCGAACGGCATCACGCCGAGCAGGAACCTTGGGACGCGCTTGTGTCGTGGTTGCACGACTACGTGAGCCACGCGCACGCCAAGCGCCAGATGCTCGCCGAGCTCAGCGCCGCGTTCGATGCGCGACCCGAATTGCGCACCGACTCGCGTCGCCGCGTGCTCGACGCGGCCACGATCGTGCTCGACCCCGCGCGCGGGGCCGGCGCGGTACGCGCAGACGTGACCGAGACCGACCTCTTGCAACTCGTGCGCGGAATCGTGCTCCCGGGAGTCGCGCCGCCCGAGCGCTACGCCTTCCTCTTGGAGATCGTGCTCGCCGGCATACGCACGTCTCGGTCCTGA